In the Stakelama saccharophila genome, GCGCGCGGCGGTGCCGAGGCGGTCGGCAGCATCGCGATCCGCGAGCAGCGTGTCGATTTCACCGACCATGGCGGCGGCCGTTCCGGCGACGCGGATCGTGCCGGCATGGTCGATCCCCTCGGCCGCCGGTTCGGACGCGACGACGGGCCGGGCCATGGCCATCGCCTCCAGCACCTTGTTCTGGATACCGCGCGCCAGCCGAAGCGGTGCGACCGAAACCGCCGCGGCGGCGAGCCAGCCGCGCACGTCGGCGACCTCGCCGGTGACGATCACGTCCGCACGCTCGCCAAGGCTGCGGACCGCCTCCGTCGGTTTGCGGCCAACGATGGCGAAGCGGGCGGCGGGATGGCGCTCGCGCAATCGGGGCAGCACTTCGTCCGCGAACCATGCCACCGCCTCGACATTGGGGCGATAGTCCATCTGACCGGTGAAAACGAGGAGCGGCCCCGCTTCGCCGACCGCCGGAAACCCGGCGGCGGGATCGTAGAAGCGCGTATCGATGCCGTTTTCCAGCACGGCGACGCGGCCGTCGGGCGAACGCGCGCGGAACAGCTCCGCCTCGGCGGCGCTGACGAACAGGCTGGCATCGGCGCGGGCGGCAACCGACCGCTCGAACGCGCCCAGCATCCGTGCCTCGCGCGCGTGCATCCAGGCGACGGGTCCGCGCGCCGCGTCGGCATAAGCGGCGAATTTCGCCGAATCGAGGTCGACGAAATCCATGATGGCGCGGACGGGGCCGGTCGGCAGATACTGCGCCATCTGCCCGGAAAAGGCGTAGGCGGCGTCGATCGGATGATCGGCCACGATGCGGCCGACGGCCCGCTTGAGCGCGGGATGATGAAAGGCGGAAAGCGAGACCGGTCGATTGCCGACCAGCGCTTCCGCTGCCGCGCGCAGGTTGGACTTGGTGCGCCGGACAACCGTGACGCTCTCGACATAGCCGCGCAGCGCCCCGGCATAATGCTCGTCGCGGGCATCCTCGGCAAAGGCGGCGACGTGGACCCGCGCCCGCCGGCCGAGATGGCGGACGATGTGGAACCCCCGCATCTTGTCGCCGCGATCCGGCGGATAGGGAATGCGGTGGGCGAGAAACAGGATGTCGCCCATCAGCCGAGTCCACGTGCGATGAACGGCCCCACCCGGTTGGCGACGAACAGCGGCAGTTTTTGCCACAGGGCGACCTGCACGCGGTATTTCGGATCGTCGGGATTGATGCTGCGCGGCTCGGCGCCGTCGGTACTGCGCTTGTAATAGGTGAGCGGTGCGGGTTCGAACCCCCAGTTCTTCTTGAAGGCGGCGGCGCCGGTGCCGGCCTTGGACCGGCCGAAGTCGAAGCGGGTGCAGCCGCGCGCGCGGGCATGGCCCATCAGCGCGAAATACATGCGGTCGTTGGCGCGCAGCCCCCGCGCCGCGGCCGTGCCGCCGCCCCAGAAGGGATAGACCGTGCCGCGCCAGTACAGGCTGAACACCGCCGCCACCGGCGCGCCGTCCTTCCACACGACGAGGATGTCGGCATCGTCGCCGAACGCTTCCAGCACCGACACGAACAGGTGCCGGGGAAAGACCGGAGTGCCGAGGTTGCGCACCGATTCAGCATAGACCGCATAATGCGCGCGCAGATGCGCCGCGTCGCGGCCGGTGGTGACGGTCAGGTCGCTGCCCAGCGCCTTGCGGATTTCGGCGCGCTGCTTGCGCGGCACCGCCTTCAGCTCGGCCGCCTCGTCCGGCTGGAGATCGCGGGCGAACCCGACATAGGTTTCGGTGTCGGCCTGCCAGCCCGCCCCCGGATGCGGGCCGCCGCGCAGTTCCACGGTCGCGCATCCGGTTTCGCGGGCGAGCGCGACGGCGGCTTCGGCCAGCGGGGCGACCGCGCCCGCATCGCTCGCCAGCACGCCGCCGCCGACCGCGAACCCGCTCGACACCAGCGCATTGCCGAAGATCGGCGAGCGGATCTCGGTCAGCGACAACAATCCGGCGAGGCCGTCCGGCCGCTCGGCCAGCAGGCAATGGGAGCGCTGGCCGCAGCCATAAGCGACCGCCCTGCCCCAGCGCGACAGGTGGAAGGGAGAGGTCTGCGAATGCGCGTCGAGATAGGTGGCGATGCGCGCCGCGTCGCTGGTCTCGGCGGCGCGCACGCGCACGAGCGAGGGCACGGCCATGTTCATCGCGGTGCCTCCGCGTCGGCGAGGACGCGGTCCATGCGGCCCCAGGCATGATCGGCCATCAACCGGCGCAGCTTGCCCGACATCGCCGACAGCCGGCTATACTGGCGCAGGCGCGATCGCAGCGGCGCCCCGGCGACGCGGGGCTGGCCGGGATCGACCTCCCACGGGTGAAAGAAGAAGATCGCGGGCTGCCTTTCGCGGCTGTTGACGGCAGCGACGGCG is a window encoding:
- a CDS encoding TIGR03087 family PEP-CTERM/XrtA system glycosyltransferase, with amino-acid sequence MGDILFLAHRIPYPPDRGDKMRGFHIVRHLGRRARVHVAAFAEDARDEHYAGALRGYVESVTVVRRTKSNLRAAAEALVGNRPVSLSAFHHPALKRAVGRIVADHPIDAAYAFSGQMAQYLPTGPVRAIMDFVDLDSAKFAAYADAARGPVAWMHAREARMLGAFERSVAARADASLFVSAAEAELFRARSPDGRVAVLENGIDTRFYDPAAGFPAVGEAGPLLVFTGQMDYRPNVEAVAWFADEVLPRLRERHPAARFAIVGRKPTEAVRSLGERADVIVTGEVADVRGWLAAAAVSVAPLRLARGIQNKVLEAMAMARPVVASEPAAEGIDHAGTIRVAGTAAAMVGEIDTLLADRDAADRLGTAARNRVRGRYGWDACMAPLDALMSWRPEASAA
- a CDS encoding FemAB family XrtA/PEP-CTERM system-associated protein — protein: MNMAVPSLVRVRAAETSDAARIATYLDAHSQTSPFHLSRWGRAVAYGCGQRSHCLLAERPDGLAGLLSLTEIRSPIFGNALVSSGFAVGGGVLASDAGAVAPLAEAAVALARETGCATVELRGGPHPGAGWQADTETYVGFARDLQPDEAAELKAVPRKQRAEIRKALGSDLTVTTGRDAAHLRAHYAVYAESVRNLGTPVFPRHLFVSVLEAFGDDADILVVWKDGAPVAAVFSLYWRGTVYPFWGGGTAAARGLRANDRMYFALMGHARARGCTRFDFGRSKAGTGAAAFKKNWGFEPAPLTYYKRSTDGAEPRSINPDDPKYRVQVALWQKLPLFVANRVGPFIARGLG